A window of the Lolium perenne isolate Kyuss_39 chromosome 7, Kyuss_2.0, whole genome shotgun sequence genome harbors these coding sequences:
- the LOC127315065 gene encoding putative F-box protein At2g02030 — protein sequence MDETRKMLVMMIIHRSMNLTMQEVTKRMLVMMIVDRAVNLAMEEVTRRMPRAPYLPHELIAWEILLRLPVKSLMRFKCVCKAWRDTVSGDTFSQAHTCRLRRQTMKPSSLLIAPYIRMVDRHGPFNDPVYTTPGLHLWEGNQRNDSVMTRFPADDCWMQTRHGFAHCDGLVMMPDAENTVRVLNPATRRSLTLPLSLNCATCMCFLYEGQVQNTFGFGRDPRSGAYKVARFFHRDILDAPFPTCNLGMEVFTIGEDDCWRETVAKPPCPFLVGRTATFFKGSLIWTVDYDSPPYGDTLYDDDGNEVMFVRFSLEDESFNSITAPRWYLGSGYERFRLAELHGELAMACSNKNSVVWMYDDVDSVNPPHSVEGLVLDFPYQSRTRLVAAFDGGIVFQDESDSLRFLTGQGSIHMVGVNTLKFRDTHTDMLGECLDITFHGFDVIPYIPTLVPI from the coding sequence ATGGACGAGACGAGGAAGATGCTCGTCATGATGATTATACATCGATCTATGAATCTGACCATGCAAGAGGTGACGAAGAGGATGCTCGTGATGATGATTGTAGATCGAGCTGTGAATCTGGCCAtggaagaggtgacgaggaggATGCCGCGGGCGCCGTACCTGCCTCACGAGCTAATCGCGTGGGAGATCCTCCTCCGGCTGCCCGTCAAGTCGCTGATGCGGTTCAAGTGCGTCTGCAAGGCGTGGCGTGACACTGTCTCGGGCGACACCTTCTCCCAGGCGCACACTTGCCGACTTCGCCGGCAAACCATGAAACCTTCCAGCCTCCTCATCGCGCCATATATCAGAATGGTCGACCGCCATGGTCCCTTCAATGACCCTGTGTACACCACACCGGGGTTGCACCTGTGGGAGGGGAACCAGCGGAACGACAGCGTCATGACCCGGTTCCCCGCGGATGATTGTTGGATGCAAACAAGGCATGGGTTCGCGCACTGCGATGGGCTTGTCATGATGCCTGACGCCGAGAACACCGTGCGCGTGCTCAACCCGGCCACACGACGCAGCCTGACGCTGCCATTGAGCCTCAACTGCGCCACCTGTATGTGTTTTCTCTATGAAGGCCAAGTCCAGAACACGTTCGGTTTCGGGCGCGACCCTCGCTCCGGCGCGTACAAGGTCGCTCGCTTCTTTCACCGTGATATACTTGACGCCCCCTTCCCTACATGTAACCTTGGGATGGAGGTGTTTACCATCGGAGAGGACGACTGCTGGCGTGAGACAGTTGCCAAGCCACCGTGTCCTTTTCTAGTGGGACGAACGGCGACCTTCTTTAAGGGCTCCTTGATCTGGACAGTCGATTATGATTCGCCTCCTTATGGGGACACGCTTTATGATGATGACGGAAACGAGGTAATGTTTGTCCGCTTCAGCTTGGAAGACGAGTCATTCAACTCCATAACTGCGCCTCGATGGTACCTTGGGTCTGGTTACGAGCGGTTCAGATTAGCCGAGCTGCACGGGGAGCTAGCAATGGCGTGTTCCAACAAGAACTCGGTCGTATGGATGTACGACGATGTAGACAGTGTCAACCCGCCACATTCGGTTGAGGGTCTTGTCCTGGACTTTCCCTACCAGTCCCGCACACGTCTGGTTGCCGCGTTTGATGGTGGGATAGTGTTTCAAGACGAATCGGATAGCCTCCGTTTCCTGACAGGTCAAGGTTCTATCCATATGGTTGGCGTGAACACCCTCAAGTTTAGAGACACTCACACCGACATGCTTGGAGAATGCTTAGACATAACTTTCCATGGCTTTGATGTAATCCCTTATATTCCGACCCTAGTTCCAATCTAG
- the LOC139829737 gene encoding serine/threonine-protein kinase STY13-like, which translates to MIEGARFHNMLGGGGMGGGGGRGKLENESNGFYDMPYYHKVGESSHMSVDSADNMNSMNFVGGSVAMSVDNSSVASNESRTVMLNHPGLRDAPTPNYSVCNSVIYPNRAAASVLKEDALARVLMDPTHPTEILTNYEEWTIDLGKLDMGAPFAQGAFGKLYRGTYNGEDVAIKLLEKPENDLERAQLMEQQFVQEVMMLSTLRHPNIVRFIGACRKSIVWCIITEYAKGGSVRQFLARRQTKSVPLRLAVKQALDVARGMAYVHALGSIHRDLKSDNLLISADKSIKIADFGVARIEVKTEGMTPETGTYRWMAPEMIQHRPYDHKVDVYSFGIVLWELMTGMLPFTNMTAVQAAFAVVNKNARPPIPQDCLPSLSHIMTRCWDANPEVRPSFNEVVTMLETAEMEVVSNVRKARFRCCISEPMTTD; encoded by the exons ATGATCGAGGGGGCAAGATTTCACAATATGCTAGGCGGCGGCGGCATgggtggcggcggtggcagggGAAAGCTGGAAAACGAGAGCAACGGCTTCTACGACATGCCGTACTACCACAAGGTCGGGGAGAGCTCCCACATGTCTGTGGATAGCGCGGACAACATGAACTCGATGAACTTTGTGGGTGGCTCGGTCGCCATGTCGGTGGACAACAGCAGCGTGGCCTCGAACGAGTCGCGCACCGTCATGCTCAACCACCCGGGCCTCCGTGATGCTCCGACGCCAAACTATTCTGTCTGCAACAGCGTCATCTACCCGAACCGGGCTGCTGCGTCTGTTCTGAAGGAGGATGCGTTGGCTCGGGTTTTGATGGACCCGACTCATCCGACGGAGATACTTACTAATTACGAGGAGTGGACCATTGATCTGGGGAAGCTGGACATGGGAGCTCCTTTTGCTCAAGGGGCCTTTGGGAAGCTATACCGGGGAACGTACAATGGGGAAGATGTTGCCATTAAGCTGCTGGAGAAGCCTGAGAATGACCTAGAGAGAGCGCAATTGATGGAACAGCAATTTGTGCAGGAAGTGATGATGTTGTCGACATTGAGGCACCCAAATATTGTAAGGTTCATCGGGGCATGCAGGAAGTCGATTGTTTGGTGTATCATTACAGAgtacgcaaaaggtggctctgtcAGGCAGTTCCTTGCCCGAAGGCAGACCAAGTCCGTGCCCCTGAGATTGGCTGTGAAACAGGCACTTGATGTTGCCCGGGGAATGGCATATGTGCATGCCCTGGGGTCTATTCACAGGGATCTGAAGTCAGACAACCTTCTAATTTCAGCAGACAAATCAATCAAGATTGCTGACTTTGGAGTTGCTCGAATTGAGGTAAAAACCGAGGGAATGACTCCAGAGACGGGGACATACCGCTGGATGGCACC GGAGATGATCCAGCACAGGCCTTATGATCACAAAGTCGATGTATATAGCTTTGGGATTGTCTTGTGGGAGCTCATGACCGGCATGCTCCCCTTCACAAACATGACGGCTGTTCAGGCAGCCTTTGCTGTCGTAAACAAGAATGCCCGTCCACCAATCCCACAAGATTGTCTGCCTTCTCTAAGCCACATCATGACTCGCTGTTGGGACGCAAATCCTGAAGTCCGCCCGTCATTTAACGAGGTTGTGACCATGCTTGAGACTGCCGAGATGGAAGTCGTTAGCAATGTCCGTAAAGCACGGTTCCGCTGCTGTATCTCCGAGCCCATGACCACCGACTAA
- the LOC127311869 gene encoding serine/threonine-protein kinase STY13, translating to MIGGARFHNMLGGGGMGGGGGRGKLENESNGFYDMPYYHKVGESSHMSVDSADNMNSMNFVGGSVAMSVDNSSVASNESRTVMLNHPGLRDAPTPNYSVCNSVIYPNRAAASVLKEDALARVLMDPTHPTEILTNYEERTIDLGKLDMGAPFAQGAFGKLYRGTYNGEDVAIKLLEKPENDLERAQLMEQQFVQEVMMLSTLRHPNIVRFIGACRKSIVWCIITEYAKGGSVRQFLARRQTKSVPLRLAVKQALDVARGMAYVHALGSIHRDLKSDNLLISADKSIKIADFGVARIEVKTEGMTPETGTYRWMAPEMIQHRPYDHKVDVYSFGIVLWELMTGMLPFTNMTAVQAAFAVVNKNARPPIPQDCLPSLSHIMTRCWDANPEVRPSFNEVVTMLETAEMEVVSNVRKARFRCCISEPMTTD from the exons ATGATCGGGGGGGCAAGATTTCACAATATGCTGGGCGGTGGCGGCATgggtggcggcggtggcagggGAAAGCTGGAGAACGAGAGCAACGGCTTCTACGACATGCCGTACTACCACAAGGTCGGGGAGAGCTCCCACATGTCGGTGGATAGCGCGGACAACATGAACTCGATGAACTTTGTGGGCGGCTCGGTCGCCATGTCGGTGGACAACAGCAGCGTGGCCTCGAACGAGTCGCGCACCGTCATGCTCAACCACCCGGGCCTCCGTGATGCGCCGACGCCAAACTATTCGGTCTGCAACAGCGTCATCTACCCGAACCGGGCTGCTGCATCTGTTCTCAAGGAGGATGCGTTGGCTCGGGTTTTGATGGACCCGACTCATCCGACGGAGATACTTACGAATTATGAGGAGCGGACCATTGATCTGGGGAAGCTGGACATGGGAGCTCCTTTTGCTCAAGGGGCCTTTGGGAAGCTATATCGGGGAACGTACAATGGGGAAGATGTTGCCATTAAGCTGCTGGAGAAGCCTGAGAATGATTTAGAGAGAGCACAGTTGATGGAACAGCAATTTGTGCAAGAAGTGATGATGTTGTCAACATTGAGGCACCCAAATATTGTGAGGTTCATCGGGGCATGCAGGAAGTCGATTGTTTGGTGTATCATTACCGAgtacgcaaaaggtggctctgtcAGGCAGTTCCTTGCCCGCCGGCAGACCAAGTCTGTGCCCCTGAGATTGGCAGTGAAACAGGCACTTGATGTTGCCCGGGGGATGGCATATGTGCATGCCCTGGGGTCTATTCACAGGGATCTGAAATCAGACAACCTTCTAATTTCAGCGGACAAATCAATCAAAATTGCTGACTTTGGAGTTGCTCGAATTGAGGTAAAAACCGAGGGAATGACTCCAGAGACGGGGACATACCGCTGGATGGCACC GGAGATGATCCAGCACAGGCCTTATGATCATAAAGTCGATGTGTATAGCTTTGGGATTGTCTTGTGGGAGCTCATGACTGGCATGCTCCCCTTCACAAACATGACGGCTGTTCAGGCAGCCTTTGCTGTCGTAAACAAGAATGCTCGTCCTCCAATCCCACAAGATTGTCTTCCTTCTCTAAGCCATATCATGACTCGCTGCTGGGATGCAAATCCTGAAGTCCGCCCGTCATTTAACGAGGTCGTCACCATGCTTGAGACTGCTGAGATGGAAGTCGTTAGCAATGTCCGTAAAGCACGGTTCCGCTGCTGTATCTCTGAGCCCATGACCACGGACTAA
- the LOC139834013 gene encoding F-box/kelch-repeat protein At2g43270-like, with protein MDVEDDETRRLPSTPYLPQELIVWEILVRLPVKSLLRFRCVCKEWRDTVSGDTSFSEAHTRRLRQQKRSPSSLLIAPYITIVHPDEDEDLMNDYATPGLYLWEENQRQDGVATLVHDMAWFPVETFWDTRHGFAHCDGLIMLPESKGAVHVLNPATRRRLTLPQSPNNSVTGCPNVYGFGRNPSSGAYKIAHLFYVESYSLGMEVFTVGEDHCWRETAAKPPHPFINGRTATFFKGSLILTVEHRVSGYYSRYFARETSFVRFGLEDELFSIMAGPQWYPGPHHDESRLAELHGELALACRKDESVEIWICEDVNLPRWLEAHHS; from the exons ATGGATGTCGAGGACGACGAGACGAGGAGGCTGCCGTCGACGCCGTACCTGCCTCAGGAGCTGATCGTGTGGGAGATCCTCGTCCGATTGCCCGTCAAGTCGCTGCTGCGGTTCAGGTGCGTGTGCAAGGAATGGAGGGACACCGTCTCTGGCGACACCTCCTTCTCCGAGGCGCACACCCGCCGACTTCGACAGCAAAAGAGGAGTCCATCCAGCCTCCTCATTGCACCATACATCACAATCGTCCAccccgacgaggacgaggacctcATGAACGACTACGCAACCCCGGGGTTGTACCTGTGGGAGGAAAACCAGCGGCAAGATGGTGTGGCGACGCTCGTGCACGACATGGCCTGGTTCCCCGTGGAGACTTTTTGGGACACGAGGCATGGGTTCGCGCATTGTGATGGCCTCATCATGCTGCCAGAATCCAAGGGTGCCGTGCATGTGCTCAACCCGGCCACGCGACGCAGGCTGACGCTGCCACAAAGCCCCAACAACTCCGTCACTGGATGCCCGAACGTATACGGCTTCGGGCGCAACCCTAGCTCAGGCGCCTACAAAATCGCTCATCTCTTCTATGTTGAGTCCTATAGCTTGGGGATGGAGGTGTTTACGGTCGGGGAGGACCATTGTTGGCGTGAGACTGCTGCCAAGCCGCCGCACCCTTTTATAAATGGACGGACGGCGACCTTTTTCAAGGGATCCTTGATTTTAACGGTCGAACATAGGGTGTCTGGGTATTATAGTAGGTATTTTGCACGCGAGACAAGCTTTGTCCGCTTTGGCTTGGAAGATGAGTTATTCAGCATCATGGCAGGACCCCAATGGTATCCTGGGCCCCACCACGATGAGTCTAGACTAGCTGAGCTGCACGGCGAGCTAGCTCTGGCATGTCGAAAGGACGAGTCCGTCGAGATATGGATCTGCGAGGATGTCAATCTGCCACGATG GTTGGAAGCCCATCATTCATAG
- the LOC127311868 gene encoding serine/threonine-protein kinase STY13: protein MIEGARFHNMLGGGGGMGGGGGRGKLEKESNGFYDMPYYHKVGESSHMSVDSSDNMNSMNFVGGSVAMSVDNSSVASNESRTVMLNHPGLRDAPTPNYSVCNSVIYPNRAAASVLKEDALARVLMDPTHPTEILTNYEEWTIDLGKLDMGAPFAQGAFGKLYRGTYNGEDVAIKLLEKPENDLERAQLMEQQFVQEVMMLSTLRHPNIVRFIGACRKSIVWCIITEYAKGGSVRQFLARRQTKSVPLRLAVKQALDVARGMAYVHALGSIHRDLKSDNLLISADKSIKIADFGVARIEVKTEGMTPETGTYRWMAPEMIQHRPYDHKVDVYSFGIVLWELMTGMLPFTNMTAVQAAFAVVNKNARPPIPQDCLPSLSHIMTRCWDANPEVRPSFNEVVTMLETAEMEVVSNVRKARFRCCISEPMTTD, encoded by the exons ATGATCGAGGGGGCAAGATTTCACAATATGCTAGGCGGCGGTGGCGGtatgggcggcggcggtggcagggGAAAGCTGGAAAAAGAGAGCAACGGCTTCTACGACATGCCGTACTACCACAAGGTCGGGGAGAGTTCCCACATGTCGGTGGATAGCTCCGACAACATGAACTCGATGAACTTCGTTGGCGGCTCGGTTGCCATGTCGGTGGACAACAGCAGCGTGGCCTCGAACGAGTCGCGCACCGTCATGCTCAACCACCCGGGCCTGCGTGATGCGCCGACGCCAAACTATTCTGTCTGCAACAGCGTCATCTACCCGAACCGGGCTGCTGCATCTGTTCTGAAGGAGGATGCGTTGGCTCGGGTTTTGATGGACCCAACTCATCCGACGGAGATACTTACTAATTACGAGGAGTGGACCATTGATCTGGGGAAGCTGGACATGGGAGCTCCTTTTGCTCAAGGGGCCTTTGGGAAGCTATATCGGGGAACTTACAATGGGGAAGATGTTGCCATTAAGCTGCTGGAGAAGCCTGAGAATGATCTAGAGAGAGCACAGTTGATGGAACAGCAATTTGTGCAAGAAGTGATGATGTTGTCAACATTGAGGCACCCAAATATTGTGAGGTTCATCGGGGCATGCAGGAAGTCGATTGTTTGGTGTATCATTACCGAgtacgcaaaaggtggctctgtcAGGCAGTTCCTTGCCCGCCGGCAGACCAAGTCTGTGCCCCTGAGATTGGCAGTGAAACAGGCACTTGATGTTGCCCGGGGGATGGCATATGTGCATGCCCTGGGGTCTATTCACAGGGATCTGAAATCAGACAACCTTCTAATTTCAGCGGACAAATCAATCAAAATTGCTGACTTTGGAGTTGCTCGAATTGAGGTAAAAACCGAGGGAATGACTCCAGAGACGGGGACATACCGCTGGATGGCACC GGAGATGATCCAGCACAGGCCTTATGATCATAAAGTCGATGTGTATAGCTTTGGGATTGTCTTGTGGGAGCTCATGACTGGCATGCTCCCCTTCACAAACATGACGGCTGTTCAGGCAGCCTTTGCTGTCGTAAACAAGAATGCTCGTCCTCCAATCCCACAAGATTGTCTTCCTTCTCTAAGCCATATCATGACTCGCTGCTGGGATGCAAATCCTGAAGTCCGCCCGTCATTTAACGAGGTCGTCACCATGCTTGAGACTGCTGAGATGGAAGTCGTTAGCAATGTCCGTAAAGCACGGTTCCGCTGCTGTATCTCTGAGCCCATGACCACGGACTAA